In the Acidobacteriota bacterium genome, one interval contains:
- a CDS encoding PQQ-dependent sugar dehydrogenase, which yields MPRSWLFAVPLVVALQQPQMACSPAPEPGETEPPPTGDIHTAADGTRFLVETYLRNLVVPWGMAFAPDGRLFITERPGRVRIASGGQLLASPALTLDDVSAVSESGLLGITLHPDFGSNHFVYVVYTARADGRTVNRLARYREVNNTLAERAVLFDNIPAAPVHDGSRVKFGPDGFLYLTMGDAAAASLAQDLGSYAGKIFRIREDGTSAPGNPFSSPIFSYGHRNPQGIDFHPLTSELWETEHGPTGFDEVNRIRAGANYGWPEITGAESRAGMERPVLFYTPSIAPSGMAFYRGTRIPAFTNDLFFGTLAGTHLHRVRLNAAGTEVAGEERLLERVYGRIRDVVSGPDGFLYFSTSNRDGRGTPSADDDRIFRIRPAP from the coding sequence ATGCCGAGAAGCTGGCTCTTCGCCGTGCCGCTGGTCGTCGCGCTGCAGCAGCCGCAGATGGCCTGCAGCCCGGCGCCCGAGCCCGGCGAGACCGAGCCGCCGCCGACGGGCGACATTCATACGGCCGCGGATGGCACACGATTTCTGGTCGAGACGTACCTTCGCAATCTCGTTGTGCCCTGGGGAATGGCCTTCGCGCCCGATGGACGGCTTTTCATCACCGAGCGTCCAGGCCGCGTCCGCATCGCCAGCGGCGGTCAATTACTGGCGTCGCCGGCGCTTACCCTTGATGACGTCTCCGCCGTCAGCGAATCAGGCCTGCTCGGCATCACGCTTCATCCCGATTTCGGCTCGAACCACTTCGTCTACGTCGTCTATACCGCGCGCGCGGACGGCCGCACGGTCAACCGCCTCGCGCGCTATCGCGAGGTGAACAACACGCTCGCTGAACGCGCCGTCCTCTTCGACAATATCCCCGCCGCCCCGGTCCACGACGGCTCGCGCGTGAAGTTCGGGCCCGACGGCTTCCTGTACCTGACGATGGGAGATGCGGCGGCGGCATCGCTCGCGCAGGACCTGGGATCGTACGCGGGGAAGATCTTCCGGATTCGCGAGGATGGGACGAGCGCGCCCGGGAATCCATTTTCGTCGCCGATCTTCTCCTACGGGCACCGCAACCCGCAGGGGATCGATTTCCATCCGCTGACCAGCGAGTTGTGGGAGACCGAGCACGGGCCGACCGGCTTCGACGAGGTGAATCGGATTCGCGCGGGCGCCAACTACGGCTGGCCGGAGATCACCGGCGCTGAAAGCCGCGCCGGCATGGAGCGCCCGGTGCTGTTCTACACGCCGTCCATCGCGCCTTCGGGGATGGCGTTCTACCGTGGCACGCGCATCCCGGCGTTCACGAACGACCTCTTCTTCGGCACGCTGGCGGGCACGCACCTGCACCGCGTTCGGCTGAACGCAGCGGGGACGGAGGTGGCGGGCGAGGAGCGGCTGCTCGAGCGCGTGTACGGCCGCATCCGCGACGTGGTGTCCGGACCGGACGGCTTCCTGTACTTCTCCACCAGCAATCGCGACGGCCGCGGGACTCCCTCGGCCGACGACGACCGGATTTTCAGGATCAGGCCCGCGCCGTAG
- a CDS encoding AAA family ATPase, protein MARATVHDLKTLILSFQPVVAIDSVEEERVESLVREVAAELRLPLFQWSVTRGLTRAGGDAHSTFGTNDPLGVLKHLETLTVEAMFHLRDLAVHLHRAEVQRAFLDAASKFSKTRATMVLSGVSNELPAAIAHSVVHLHLHLPGPDELRSMVGSVAGALKASGRAVTLDLSPADLEALVLAMSGLTLNQARQALAYAALSDGRLTADDVGRILERKAQLIEDGGLLEYYAPSDNAFEIGGFDRFRAWLDQARVGFQPEARALNLNPPRGVLLVGVQGCGKSLAAKVIARQWRMPLLKLDAGRLLDKFIGESEKNFRRALEMAESMAPSVLWIDEIEKGFAIGSSEADGGLGRRLLGTFLTWLQEHKTPVFVAATANDLSALPPELMRKGRFDEIFFVDLPDASERAEILKIHLRLRHQDPSTFDTALLAAACDGFSGAEIEQAVVASLYRTLYEKRPLDTSLLGSMLKATVPLSVSRREDIAALRAYASGRFVPVK, encoded by the coding sequence ATGGCGCGCGCGACGGTCCACGACCTCAAGACGCTCATCCTCTCGTTCCAGCCCGTCGTCGCCATCGACAGCGTCGAGGAAGAGCGCGTCGAGTCGCTCGTGCGCGAGGTCGCGGCCGAGCTGCGGCTGCCGCTGTTCCAGTGGTCGGTGACGCGGGGTCTCACGCGCGCGGGCGGCGACGCCCATTCCACCTTCGGCACGAACGACCCGCTGGGCGTCCTGAAACACCTCGAGACGCTCACGGTGGAGGCGATGTTCCACCTGCGCGATCTGGCCGTGCACCTGCACCGAGCGGAGGTGCAGCGCGCGTTCCTCGATGCCGCCTCGAAATTCTCGAAGACGCGCGCCACGATGGTCCTCAGCGGCGTCTCGAACGAGCTGCCCGCGGCCATCGCGCACAGTGTCGTGCACCTGCACCTGCACCTGCCGGGGCCGGACGAACTGCGATCGATGGTCGGGTCGGTCGCCGGTGCCCTGAAGGCGAGCGGCCGCGCGGTCACGCTGGACCTGTCCCCCGCGGACCTCGAGGCGCTGGTGCTCGCGATGTCGGGGCTCACGCTCAACCAGGCGCGGCAGGCGCTCGCATACGCCGCGCTCAGCGACGGCCGGCTGACGGCAGACGATGTGGGGCGCATCCTCGAGCGGAAGGCGCAGCTGATTGAAGATGGAGGCCTGCTCGAGTACTACGCGCCGTCGGACAACGCGTTTGAAATCGGCGGCTTCGATCGGTTTCGGGCGTGGCTCGACCAGGCACGCGTGGGCTTCCAGCCGGAGGCGCGCGCGCTCAACCTGAATCCGCCGCGCGGCGTGCTGCTCGTCGGCGTGCAAGGCTGCGGCAAGTCGCTTGCGGCGAAGGTCATCGCGCGGCAGTGGCGCATGCCGCTCCTGAAGCTGGATGCGGGGCGCCTGCTCGACAAGTTCATCGGCGAGTCGGAAAAGAATTTCCGGCGGGCGCTCGAGATGGCCGAATCGATGGCACCCAGCGTCCTCTGGATCGATGAAATTGAAAAGGGCTTCGCTATCGGCAGCAGCGAAGCGGATGGCGGGCTCGGGCGTCGCCTGCTCGGCACGTTCCTCACGTGGCTGCAGGAACACAAGACACCCGTGTTCGTTGCCGCGACGGCCAACGACCTGTCGGCGCTGCCGCCGGAGCTCATGCGCAAGGGGCGGTTCGATGAAATCTTCTTCGTCGATCTGCCGGATGCATCCGAGCGCGCGGAAATCCTGAAGATTCACCTGCGCCTTCGCCACCAGGACCCGTCCACATTCGACACGGCGCTCCTGGCGGCGGCGTGCGACGGCTTCAGCGGCGCCGAAATCGAGCAGGCGGTCGTCGCGTCGCTGTATCGCACGCTCTACGAGAAGCGCCCGCTCGACACCTCGCTGCTCGGCTCGATGCTGAAAGCCACCGTCCCCCTCTCCGTCTCCCGCCGCGAGGACATCGCGGCGCTTCGCGCGTACGCCTCAGGTAGGTTCGTGCCCGTCAAGTAG
- a CDS encoding SpoIID/LytB domain-containing protein gives MSTHVTSGSAALAALLALLCTSVGAQVPPPPSPEEQQQEEQWIQMKIDQGESHASGARPELGPVILGNPTQAVATLRVGLYYSFTSSGAYSEFFTLSHPFADISHTAGDVHVLDGATGKQIAAIAAGALTHVTFDGAGYQVSVDGVFLGSFGGPIFFKPTQATNEFRVESIRRGTTAFVPRYRGAIEISRGTPTTAGRLNVINIVELEDYVPGVVTNESLNSFHVEALKAQAIAARGYAVANIGRFARSGWPFDIVDSSSSQVYRGVMSETVKGRQASTDTSGLVASYNGQIISALYSSSFGGHSEHNEWIFNSPSSQLPGTNATPYLRGIYDGDGVAPDFTSDAGIASFWTALQPDTFDDCPRVSNARNRFSRWRIVLSPGYIRTRMNLSGRSVVISGNTTGTVTDVEITRRMGASARAAVARITLTTGVAEVRGWDNLRNVLGRSEVITPPLCTGSNIIAGFVLNNPSVVEVVRNPDSSLSHVVSWGGGWGHNVGLSQYGSNGRAWSGQNFLEILKGYYTGVDVGSYPIDIGRDPGTGPPTLRQQFMAPSARGTLVVRSTDLKGLRVHVNEAWDISLDEAALGSGTVSVDLSPYLVAGINSVQYNPVGRDGRATVTVAIE, from the coding sequence ATGAGCACACACGTCACGTCGGGCTCCGCCGCGCTTGCCGCACTCCTCGCACTGCTCTGCACATCAGTGGGCGCCCAGGTGCCGCCGCCGCCGTCGCCGGAGGAACAGCAGCAGGAAGAACAGTGGATCCAGATGAAGATCGATCAGGGCGAATCGCACGCCTCCGGCGCGCGCCCCGAGCTCGGTCCGGTGATTCTCGGCAATCCCACGCAGGCGGTGGCCACGCTGCGCGTCGGTTTGTATTACTCGTTTACGAGCAGCGGCGCGTACTCCGAGTTCTTCACGCTCAGTCACCCGTTCGCCGACATCAGCCACACGGCGGGCGATGTCCACGTGCTCGACGGCGCGACGGGCAAACAGATCGCCGCCATCGCAGCCGGAGCGCTCACCCATGTCACCTTCGACGGCGCAGGCTACCAGGTCTCGGTCGATGGTGTGTTCCTCGGCTCGTTCGGCGGGCCGATTTTCTTCAAGCCGACGCAAGCGACGAACGAGTTCAGGGTGGAGAGCATCCGGCGGGGCACGACGGCCTTCGTCCCGCGTTACCGCGGCGCGATCGAGATCTCCCGCGGCACGCCGACGACCGCCGGGCGGCTGAACGTGATCAACATCGTGGAGCTCGAGGATTACGTTCCGGGCGTCGTCACGAACGAATCGCTGAACAGCTTCCACGTCGAGGCGCTGAAGGCGCAGGCGATTGCCGCGCGTGGATACGCGGTGGCGAACATCGGCCGCTTCGCCCGCTCCGGCTGGCCGTTCGACATCGTCGACTCCAGCTCGTCGCAGGTCTATCGCGGTGTGATGTCCGAGACCGTCAAAGGCCGACAGGCGTCGACCGACACCTCTGGACTCGTCGCGTCCTACAACGGGCAAATCATCAGTGCGCTGTACTCCTCGTCGTTCGGCGGGCACAGCGAGCACAACGAGTGGATCTTCAACAGCCCGTCGAGCCAGCTTCCCGGCACGAACGCGACGCCGTACCTCCGCGGGATCTACGACGGCGATGGGGTCGCACCGGATTTCACGAGCGATGCGGGCATCGCGTCGTTCTGGACCGCGCTGCAGCCCGACACGTTTGACGACTGCCCACGCGTGTCGAACGCGCGCAACCGGTTCTCGCGGTGGCGCATCGTCCTGTCGCCCGGGTACATCAGGACGCGGATGAACCTGTCCGGCCGGTCCGTGGTGATCTCGGGCAACACGACCGGCACGGTCACCGACGTCGAGATCACCCGCCGCATGGGCGCGTCTGCGCGCGCCGCAGTGGCGCGCATCACGCTGACGACCGGCGTGGCCGAGGTCCGAGGCTGGGACAACCTGCGCAACGTGCTCGGGCGGAGCGAGGTCATCACGCCGCCGCTTTGCACAGGCAGCAACATCATCGCGGGTTTCGTCCTGAACAATCCCAGCGTCGTCGAGGTCGTGCGCAATCCTGACAGCTCGCTGAGCCACGTCGTCTCCTGGGGCGGCGGGTGGGGACACAACGTGGGCCTGAGCCAGTACGGCTCGAACGGCCGCGCCTGGTCCGGCCAGAACTTCCTGGAGATCCTCAAAGGCTATTACACGGGTGTGGATGTCGGCTCGTATCCGATCGATATCGGACGCGATCCGGGGACCGGACCGCCGACGCTGCGCCAGCAGTTCATGGCGCCGAGCGCCCGCGGCACGCTCGTCGTCCGATCCACGGACCTGAAGGGGCTGCGCGTGCACGTCAACGAAGCGTGGGACATCTCGCTCGACGAAGCGGCGCTCGGGTCCGGCACGGTGAGCGTGGACCTGTCGCCGTACCTCGTCGCGGGGATCAACAGCGTCCAGTACAACCCCGTGGGACGGGACGGACGCGCCACGGTGACGGTCGCGATCGAGTGA
- a CDS encoding class I SAM-dependent methyltransferase: MTRMRFRPALVLVTLLLISSISSAAPAAQQAAAADKPLRTPDVIYVPTPQEVVDAMLVMAGVNGKDVVYDLGCGDGRIPVTAAKVYGARAVGIDIDPQRISEANANVASAGVADKVKIMNADLFETDVSRATVVTLYLLPSLNQKLMPKLQKELKPGTRIVSHAFDMGDQWPPEKTQEVNGRRIYLWTIK, from the coding sequence ATGACACGCATGCGATTCCGTCCGGCCCTGGTGCTCGTCACTCTTCTCTTAATCTCATCCATCTCATCCGCCGCTCCGGCGGCCCAGCAGGCGGCCGCCGCCGACAAGCCGCTTCGCACGCCCGACGTCATCTACGTCCCCACACCGCAGGAAGTGGTCGACGCGATGCTCGTCATGGCCGGCGTCAACGGCAAGGATGTCGTCTACGACCTGGGGTGTGGCGACGGCCGGATTCCAGTGACCGCGGCGAAGGTGTACGGTGCGCGCGCGGTCGGCATCGACATCGATCCCCAGCGGATTTCCGAGGCCAACGCGAACGTCGCGAGCGCCGGCGTTGCCGACAAAGTGAAGATCATGAACGCGGATCTGTTCGAGACCGATGTCAGCCGGGCCACCGTCGTCACGCTGTACCTGCTGCCGTCGCTCAACCAGAAGCTGATGCCCAAGCTGCAGAAAGAACTGAAGCCGGGCACGCGCATCGTCTCGCACGCGTTCGATATGGGCGATCAGTGGCCGCCGGAAAAGACGCAGGAAGTCAACGGCCGGCGGATCTACCTGTGGACGATTAAGTAA
- a CDS encoding amidohydrolase, which translates to MRKPLFVLLGLTLCLSPASLDAQRRPRQRRPAPQKPAPVPPPADLVIVNGKIFAPAAQPDAGTPVFAQALAIRGDRIAAVGGSADIKKVTGPATRVIDAGGRAVIPGFNDAHVHPPAYPDGVELRTGDSPTPDPTFKDVLKLVADATAKAPQGTWISGAIGPTIIDDVEATRFGLDEVSKAHPVLLRAWTGHGTFFNTAIMKDLGLSETEPDPPGGFFTRLRKGGSDRTLSGFAHEYAEARMDRALTEGMSDAAIVDAFRAFASEAVSFGITSAQAIMNSHDADRVAALLRDADLPIRLRLVRFPVQDPATWQPPASTAPPAPATALSVWGTKWILDGTPIERLAFLRQDYADRPKWRGQPNFRDASLRAMALKALESREQVMLHASGDGAVAQAFSVMTAAGSPLRWQSRRVRIEHGDLLAGDLVPRAKNLGVIVVQNPAHLSIRDMDARFGPARAATVQPLRSLLEAGVPLAIGSDGPLNPGLNLMLATLHPNNPKEALTREQALRAYTHGSAYAEFAEQEKGTIAPNMLADIAILSQDIFTAPPDSLAATTAVVTIVGGKVVFESKEM; encoded by the coding sequence ATGCGCAAGCCCCTGTTCGTCCTGCTGGGCCTCACGCTGTGTCTGTCCCCTGCCTCGCTCGACGCGCAGCGGCGGCCGCGGCAGCGTCGCCCGGCCCCGCAGAAGCCGGCGCCGGTTCCGCCGCCTGCGGACCTCGTCATCGTGAACGGCAAGATCTTCGCCCCGGCGGCTCAGCCGGACGCCGGGACGCCCGTCTTCGCGCAGGCCCTCGCGATCCGCGGCGACCGCATCGCCGCGGTCGGCGGGAGTGCCGACATCAAGAAGGTGACCGGCCCGGCCACGCGCGTGATCGACGCCGGTGGCCGCGCGGTCATTCCCGGTTTCAACGACGCGCACGTCCATCCGCCGGCGTACCCGGACGGCGTCGAGCTGCGCACCGGAGATTCGCCGACGCCGGATCCGACCTTCAAGGACGTGTTAAAACTGGTGGCCGACGCCACGGCGAAAGCGCCGCAAGGCACCTGGATCTCCGGGGCGATCGGGCCGACGATCATCGACGACGTCGAAGCGACGCGGTTCGGGCTCGACGAGGTGTCAAAGGCACACCCGGTGCTGCTGCGCGCGTGGACCGGGCACGGCACGTTTTTCAACACGGCGATTATGAAGGATCTGGGGCTGTCGGAGACGGAGCCGGACCCGCCGGGCGGATTTTTCACGAGGCTGCGCAAGGGGGGCAGCGATCGCACCCTCAGCGGCTTCGCGCACGAGTACGCGGAAGCCCGCATGGACCGCGCGCTGACGGAGGGGATGTCGGACGCCGCGATCGTCGACGCGTTTCGCGCGTTCGCCTCCGAGGCGGTGTCGTTCGGCATCACGAGCGCGCAGGCGATCATGAACTCGCATGACGCCGATCGCGTGGCCGCGCTGCTTCGGGACGCGGACCTGCCGATCCGTCTCCGGCTGGTCCGGTTCCCCGTGCAGGATCCCGCCACGTGGCAGCCTCCCGCCTCGACCGCGCCTCCGGCTCCCGCGACCGCCCTGAGCGTGTGGGGCACCAAGTGGATCCTCGATGGGACGCCGATCGAGCGCCTGGCGTTTCTGCGGCAGGACTACGCGGACCGGCCGAAGTGGCGCGGGCAGCCGAACTTCAGGGACGCGTCGCTGCGCGCGATGGCGCTCAAGGCGCTCGAGAGCCGGGAGCAGGTCATGCTGCACGCCTCGGGCGACGGCGCGGTCGCGCAGGCGTTCTCGGTGATGACCGCGGCGGGATCGCCGCTCAGGTGGCAGTCGCGCCGCGTGCGGATCGAGCACGGGGATCTGCTCGCGGGCGATCTGGTCCCGCGTGCGAAAAACCTTGGCGTGATCGTCGTGCAGAATCCCGCGCACCTGTCGATCCGCGACATGGACGCGCGATTCGGCCCGGCCCGGGCGGCGACCGTGCAGCCGCTGCGGTCCCTGCTCGAGGCGGGCGTGCCGCTTGCGATAGGCTCGGACGGCCCGCTGAACCCCGGGCTCAACCTGATGCTCGCCACGCTGCATCCGAACAATCCGAAGGAAGCCTTGACGCGGGAGCAGGCGCTGCGCGCCTACACGCACGGCTCCGCGTACGCGGAGTTCGCCGAGCAGGAGAAAGGCACGATCGCGCCGAACATGCTCGCCGACATCGCGATTCTCTCGCAGGACATCTTCACGGCCCCGCCCGACTCGCTCGCGGCGACGACCGCGGTGGTCACGATTGTGGGGGGGAAAGTCGTCTTCGAGTCGAAGGAAATGTAG
- a CDS encoding heme-dependent peroxidase has translation MFRVKWPAIRQMTNASRRELTSSVGTALCGPEDARAGGTALVHLLGHKGDLMLIHFRRAFDDLEAAELALAQTPLFDVLEPATSYVSIVELGMYDMTAKVHEQLQAKGLKPGSGDYDAAFDAEMEPQKSRVAGRLFPEVPRRRHVCFYPMNKRRGERKNWYLEPFEERAAMMREHGMIGRHYSGNVTQIISGSIGFDDWEWGVDLFADDPLVFKKLIYEMRFDRATAEFAEFGPFYVGLQFSAQELPKFLSGEAPSLL, from the coding sequence ATGTTCCGCGTAAAGTGGCCCGCGATCCGGCAGATGACGAACGCGTCGCGCCGCGAGCTGACCTCGTCCGTCGGCACCGCGCTTTGCGGCCCCGAGGATGCGCGCGCGGGCGGGACGGCGCTCGTACATCTGCTCGGCCACAAGGGAGATCTGATGCTGATCCATTTCCGCCGCGCCTTCGACGACCTCGAGGCGGCCGAGCTGGCGCTCGCGCAGACGCCCCTGTTCGACGTGCTCGAGCCAGCCACGTCGTACGTGTCCATCGTGGAGCTGGGCATGTACGACATGACGGCGAAGGTGCACGAGCAACTCCAGGCGAAAGGACTGAAGCCGGGAAGCGGGGACTACGACGCCGCGTTCGACGCCGAGATGGAGCCGCAGAAGTCGCGCGTGGCGGGGCGCCTGTTTCCCGAGGTGCCCCGGCGCCGGCACGTGTGCTTTTACCCGATGAACAAGCGGCGCGGCGAGCGGAAGAACTGGTACTTGGAGCCGTTCGAGGAACGCGCCGCGATGATGCGCGAGCACGGGATGATCGGCCGCCATTACTCGGGGAACGTGACGCAGATCATCTCCGGGTCCATCGGCTTCGACGACTGGGAGTGGGGCGTCGATCTTTTCGCCGACGATCCGCTGGTGTTCAAGAAACTGATCTACGAGATGCGCTTCGACCGGGCGACCGCGGAATTCGCGGAGTTCGGGCCGTTCTACGTGGGGCTGCAGTTCAGCGCGCAGGAGCTGCCGAAGTTCCTGAGCGGCGAGGCGCCGTCTCTTCTATGA
- a CDS encoding S9 family peptidase, which translates to MRRRTFQAAVVIVALGALAGAAGQKPLTTADLHRLRSVGDVQLSPDGRRVAYTVYKSDRPGRPYPQIWVAQVESGEPSLVGDGADPRWSSDGHALAYAGWDNGSAGIDVVKVEGLGSKAEKTEADRVAHVSGTNHPLPSAGEEIAWSPDGKQIAFVSSTPGPEQDANGDPMVITRYLYKPTASEGSTRFNDNRRLHIFIVDVATKKVRQLTEGRFYEHSIDWSPKGDEILFVSNRERDPDRAFNYDVFAVRVSDGAVRRLTETKSAEYFPRWSPDGSRIALLGTKRDLTSSETTMEDTHVWMMNADGSGRHEVGAQIDNRQGAPRWVDGQVAFTVQERGATHLYLEGRPVDAGGSVGAWSIAGDVIAAAVTTRDRPADLIACRRRSSDRRPACSDRRVLTDHNAFLHDRAIAGVESFTVRSFDGLDVEAFVTRPAAFDPARKYPLVTVIHGGPHAQQGASFNAKAQIYAGAGFASLMVNYRGSTGYGQKFADAIFGDQNGGEAKDVLAGVSAAVARYPWIDRTALLVEGTSYGGQLANWLITQTDRFKAAVPIAGIANLVSFNYMAYYHDYLAVEFGSYPHEKGLIDKLWERSPIRYAKDVKTPTLFIHGENDNDVPIAEAEQFFIALKDAGVETVMVRYPREGHGLRETGHVADAIERALAWYTAHLKP; encoded by the coding sequence ATGAGGCGCCGGACCTTTCAAGCCGCCGTTGTCATCGTCGCCCTCGGCGCGCTCGCGGGCGCGGCCGGGCAGAAGCCGCTGACGACTGCCGACCTCCACCGGCTGCGGTCGGTGGGCGACGTGCAGCTGTCGCCCGACGGCAGGCGCGTGGCATACACGGTCTACAAGAGCGACAGGCCTGGCCGGCCGTACCCGCAGATCTGGGTGGCGCAGGTGGAGAGCGGTGAACCGTCGCTCGTCGGCGATGGGGCGGATCCGAGATGGTCGTCCGACGGACACGCTCTCGCGTACGCCGGCTGGGACAACGGGAGTGCCGGCATCGACGTCGTCAAGGTCGAGGGCCTCGGGTCGAAGGCCGAAAAGACCGAGGCCGATCGCGTCGCCCACGTTTCAGGCACCAACCATCCCCTGCCGTCGGCAGGGGAGGAGATCGCCTGGTCCCCCGATGGGAAGCAGATCGCCTTCGTGTCGTCGACGCCCGGCCCCGAGCAGGACGCGAACGGCGATCCGATGGTGATCACGCGATATCTCTACAAACCGACCGCGTCCGAGGGAAGCACCCGGTTCAACGACAATCGCCGGCTGCACATCTTCATCGTGGACGTGGCCACGAAGAAGGTGCGACAGCTGACCGAGGGACGTTTCTACGAGCACTCCATCGACTGGTCGCCGAAAGGTGACGAGATCCTGTTCGTCTCCAACCGGGAGCGCGATCCCGATCGCGCGTTCAACTACGACGTCTTCGCCGTCCGGGTGAGCGACGGCGCCGTGCGCCGCCTGACGGAGACGAAAAGCGCGGAGTACTTTCCGCGCTGGTCGCCAGACGGATCGCGCATCGCGTTGCTCGGCACGAAGCGCGACCTGACGTCATCCGAGACGACGATGGAGGACACGCACGTCTGGATGATGAACGCGGACGGGAGCGGCCGGCACGAGGTCGGCGCGCAGATCGACAACCGGCAGGGGGCCCCGAGGTGGGTCGACGGCCAGGTGGCGTTCACGGTGCAGGAGCGGGGTGCGACGCACCTCTACCTGGAGGGTCGCCCGGTCGACGCGGGCGGGTCGGTGGGAGCCTGGTCGATTGCCGGCGACGTCATCGCGGCTGCCGTCACCACGCGCGATCGCCCCGCGGATCTGATCGCGTGCCGCCGCCGGTCGTCAGACCGGCGCCCGGCATGCTCGGACAGGCGGGTCCTCACGGACCACAATGCGTTCCTTCACGATCGCGCCATCGCCGGCGTGGAGTCGTTCACGGTCAGGAGCTTCGACGGTCTCGATGTCGAGGCGTTCGTCACGAGGCCGGCGGCGTTCGATCCCGCGCGGAAGTACCCGCTCGTTACGGTCATCCATGGCGGCCCGCATGCGCAGCAGGGGGCGTCATTCAATGCGAAGGCGCAGATCTATGCCGGGGCCGGTTTCGCGTCGCTGATGGTGAACTATCGGGGCTCCACGGGCTACGGGCAGAAATTTGCCGACGCGATCTTCGGCGACCAGAACGGAGGCGAGGCGAAGGACGTACTGGCCGGCGTGAGCGCGGCCGTTGCGAGATACCCGTGGATCGATCGCACGGCGCTACTCGTCGAGGGCACGAGTTACGGCGGGCAGCTCGCCAACTGGCTCATCACGCAGACCGACCGGTTCAAGGCCGCGGTGCCCATCGCGGGCATTGCGAACCTCGTGAGCTTCAACTACATGGCGTACTACCACGACTACCTCGCCGTGGAGTTCGGGTCGTACCCGCACGAGAAGGGGTTGATCGACAAGCTGTGGGAGCGGTCGCCGATTCGCTACGCGAAGGACGTGAAGACGCCAACGCTCTTCATCCATGGTGAGAATGACAACGACGTCCCCATCGCGGAGGCGGAGCAATTCTTCATCGCGCTGAAAGATGCGGGCGTGGAGACGGTGATGGTGCGCTATCCGCGCGAGGGCCACGGCCTGCGCGAAACCGGTCACGTCGCGGACGCCATCGAGCGTGCGCTGGCGTGGTACACGGCACACCTAAAACCCTGA
- a CDS encoding thioredoxin family protein: MSLAMRMAMLSDKVTMASVGAAEFPDVVQRYRITGVPKTVVNGKVELLGAQPEDVFVADALRPFV; this comes from the coding sequence GTGAGCCTGGCGATGCGGATGGCGATGCTCAGTGACAAGGTGACGATGGCGTCGGTCGGCGCGGCGGAGTTTCCAGACGTCGTGCAGCGCTACCGCATCACGGGCGTGCCAAAGACGGTCGTCAACGGGAAGGTCGAGCTGCTTGGCGCGCAGCCGGAAGACGTGTTCGTGGCCGACGCCCTGCGCCCGTTCGTTTGA